A genome region from Solanum pennellii chromosome 12, SPENNV200 includes the following:
- the LOC114075071 gene encoding uncharacterized protein LOC114075071 — MKENEYLCLSFNNIGFSSDIAAKISDEFQAEEDHSEEDFEFSLVSNKSNKFIHDDQKKVQQSIFPLFNRNLLLSDSDLKDKSILILKKDLFLKNSESTSSSEADEVETIPAGTYSMRKPKISESSPGKCKKSNSTGFVSKRWPRIRDLLWRSNSEGKDVLYFSNQKDNRKQNKKSKNKKFQ; from the coding sequence atgaaagaaaatgaatatttGTGCCTCAGTTTCAACAATATTGGATTTTCATCAGATATCGCTGCAAAGATCTCTGATGAATTTCAGGCGGAGGAGGACCATAGCGAAGAAGATTTTGAATTCTCTTTAGTCTCTAATAAATCGAATAAATTCATCCATGACGATCAGAAAAAAGTGCAGCAATCAATTTTCCCTCTTTTCAATCGGAATCTATTGCTAAGCGATTCAGATTTGAAGGATAAATCAATTTTGATTCTTAAGAAGGATTTGTTTCTAAAAAATAGTGAATCAACATCATCATCGGAGGCAGATGAAGTGGAGACGATACCTGCcggaacttactctatgaggaAGCCGAAGATAAGCGAGTCATCACCAGGGAAATGCAAAAAGAGTAACTCAACTGGATTTGTATCGAAGCGATGGCCGAGGATTCGAGATCTGTTATGGAGGAGTAACAGTGAAGGGAAGGACgttttgtatttttcaaaccaaaaagacaatagaaaacaaaacaagaaaagcaaaaataaaaaattccaGTGA